In Candidatus Sedimenticola sp. (ex Thyasira tokunagai), the following proteins share a genomic window:
- a CDS encoding PLP-dependent aminotransferase family protein, which translates to MNEIFADRITDVPKSFIREILKVTLDSDVISFAGGLPNRDLFPVQELTNATNEVFKIYGNDIFQYSNSEGYLHLREYIAGNYQKNGLQILAENVLITNGAQQGLDLLGKVLLNEGDGVVLEEPGYLGAIQAFSLYKANFLPVQVSDQGMDTDQLRRVFTQNSPKLIYSVPNFQNPSGITYTNENRLEVSEIIKDEQVF; encoded by the coding sequence ATGAACGAAATATTTGCAGATAGAATAACAGATGTCCCAAAGTCATTTATTAGGGAAATCTTAAAAGTAACCTTAGATTCTGATGTGATATCATTTGCTGGTGGGCTACCTAATAGAGATCTGTTTCCTGTTCAAGAACTCACTAATGCAACCAATGAAGTTTTCAAAATATACGGAAATGACATTTTTCAATATAGTAACTCTGAGGGTTATCTACATTTACGAGAATATATTGCGGGCAATTATCAAAAAAATGGTCTTCAGATTTTAGCTGAAAATGTTCTCATAACAAATGGTGCACAGCAAGGACTCGATCTTCTTGGCAAGGTATTACTCAATGAAGGAGACGGGGTGGTTCTAGAAGAGCCGGGATACTTGGGCGCCATTCAGGCGTTCTCGCTATACAAAGCTAATTTTCTACCTGTTCAGGTATCTGACCAAGGAATGGACACAGACCAATTAAGGCGAGTATTTACACAAAATAGCCCGAAGTTAATTTACTCTGTTCCAAACTTTCAAAATCCATCAGGCATCACATATACAAATGAAAATAGGCTAGAAGTCTCTGAAATTATAAAAGACGAGCAAGTTTTTTAA
- a CDS encoding WGR domain-containing protein, translated as MRAKGTRYYSVRLERDLFGAWVVTRTWGRIGTSMGRIRSDPASSFEEGLSQLKGIEKVRLGHGYTRIQ; from the coding sequence ATGCGGGCTAAAGGGACGCGCTACTATTCAGTTCGCCTGGAAAGGGATCTTTTTGGCGCGTGGGTGGTTACTCGCACCTGGGGCCGTATTGGAACATCGATGGGGAGGATTCGGAGTGATCCGGCATCCTCTTTTGAGGAGGGGCTTTCGCAACTCAAGGGGATTGAAAAAGTCCGGCTTGGTCATGGTTACACACGTATTCAGTAG
- the tnpB gene encoding IS66 family insertion sequence element accessory protein TnpB: protein MMHPDNALPEIFLCREPVDFRKGILGLSVLVESELRQDPGV, encoded by the coding sequence ATGATGCACCCTGATAATGCGTTGCCGGAGATCTTTCTCTGCCGTGAACCGGTGGATTTCCGTAAAGGCATATTGGGGTTATCCGTACTGGTCGAATCGGAGCTGCGGCAGGATCCAGGGGTTTGA
- a CDS encoding cytochrome b/b6 domain-containing protein, with translation MKEKLLEQYQVWDAPTRIFHWVNFTTVLLLIFMGLMMLFKKDMGITSLEAKITLKTIHVLIGYLFVINLAIRLVWGFIGNRFARWSSIVPGKGFSATLSSYVSSVKSGEPQQWLGHNPLGRLAVVVIMLALVVMAVTGLVRAGTDIYYPPFGSSFAQQIAAEGVDAATIKPYDKTGTDTVAYKELKAFKGPFGAVHIYTSYFLMFLILLHILVVVRTEIREGGSLVSALTVKEG, from the coding sequence GTGAAAGAAAAATTATTGGAACAGTATCAGGTATGGGATGCACCTACGCGAATCTTTCACTGGGTCAATTTCACAACAGTCCTGTTGTTGATTTTTATGGGCCTGATGATGTTATTCAAGAAGGATATGGGCATCACCAGCCTGGAAGCGAAGATCACGCTGAAAACCATACATGTGCTGATTGGTTATCTGTTTGTGATCAATCTGGCGATCAGGCTGGTATGGGGTTTTATCGGCAACCGATTTGCGCGCTGGAGTAGTATTGTGCCGGGCAAGGGCTTTTCTGCCACGCTCTCATCGTATGTGAGCAGCGTGAAAAGTGGTGAGCCGCAACAGTGGCTTGGTCATAATCCGCTTGGGCGTCTGGCTGTTGTGGTGATTATGCTTGCGCTGGTGGTTATGGCTGTAACTGGTCTGGTTCGTGCCGGTACTGATATCTATTATCCGCCGTTCGGTTCCTCTTTTGCACAGCAGATCGCAGCTGAAGGTGTTGATGCTGCTACGATCAAGCCGTATGACAAAACCGGCACTGATACGGTGGCTTACAAAGAGCTGAAGGCATTCAAAGGGCCATTCGGAGCGGTACATATCTATACATCCTACTTCCTGATGTTCCTGATTCTGCTGCATATACTTGTCGTGGTACGTACTGAGATCAGAGAAGGGGGATCACTGGTATCGGCGCTGACCGTCAAGGAAGGCTGA
- the parA gene encoding ParA family partition ATPase, with translation MSNIVAVLNPKGGAGKTTLALYLARALGLGGERIVLVDTDPQGSARDWHEQAGGDAFPVYGVDRAGSLKGNVGELAQNHDWVIIDGAAKLEEMAAHAISTAHLVIIPVQPSPLDLWACESLVSQVKQRQALADGTPSVAFQINRAKKGTTLAREVRDVVKDYELPLFDGSIHDRTVFAKALAEGQTALDMEPSGEAAWEINHLVKQLREAFA, from the coding sequence ATGAGTAATATTGTTGCAGTATTGAACCCGAAAGGCGGTGCGGGAAAGACCACGTTGGCACTGTACTTGGCTCGCGCCCTAGGCCTGGGAGGCGAGCGTATCGTTTTGGTCGATACCGATCCGCAAGGCTCGGCCAGGGACTGGCACGAGCAAGCCGGAGGTGATGCATTCCCGGTTTATGGCGTAGATCGCGCCGGCTCACTGAAAGGTAATGTGGGCGAGTTGGCACAAAACCACGACTGGGTGATTATCGACGGAGCCGCCAAGCTGGAAGAGATGGCCGCTCATGCCATTTCTACTGCCCACCTGGTCATTATTCCTGTTCAGCCCTCACCGCTCGATCTATGGGCTTGTGAAAGCCTGGTGAGTCAGGTTAAGCAGCGCCAAGCGCTGGCCGATGGCACGCCAAGCGTCGCTTTTCAGATCAACCGAGCGAAGAAGGGCACCACCCTGGCCAGAGAGGTGCGGGACGTGGTGAAGGACTACGAGCTGCCATTGTTCGATGGCTCGATTCATGACCGAACCGTTTTCGCCAAAGCCCTGGCCGAGGGGCAAACTGCCCTCGATATGGAACCCAGTGGAGAGGCCGCTTGGGAGATCAATCACTTGGTTAAACAGTTGCGGGAGGCCTTCGCATGA
- the cas2e gene encoding type I-E CRISPR-associated endoribonuclease Cas2e, with translation MLVVIANNLPPAIRGRMKLWFVEARANVFVSGVKDSVAKKVVEYLYKHCPPESGLMVFSQIAQAPGYEIHGVGDTKRSMPQFSGLQLVIEKEAQP, from the coding sequence GTGCTTGTCGTCATCGCAAATAACCTGCCCCCTGCCATCAGAGGGAGGATGAAGCTTTGGTTCGTTGAGGCCAGGGCCAATGTGTTTGTCTCGGGTGTTAAAGACTCGGTGGCGAAAAAGGTGGTGGAGTATCTCTATAAACATTGCCCACCAGAGAGTGGATTGATGGTTTTCAGCCAAATTGCCCAGGCACCGGGTTATGAGATACACGGGGTGGGTGATACTAAACGTAGTATGCCCCAGTTCTCTGGACTGCAACTGGTTATTGAAAAAGAGGCGCAACCCTAA
- the cas1e gene encoding type I-E CRISPR-associated endonuclease Cas1e, translated as MSTTKEGAAGNRLLIKVTRDTLPQVKDKYPFIYLERGRLEIDDSSVKWIDCDNNVVRLPIATINCLLLGPGTTITHEAVKVMGASNCSVCWVGEDSLLFYAAGINPTADSRNLRKQMLLAADSDKSVEVARKMFARRFPTADLVGKNLKEMMGMEGYRVRQLYEQKVEQYQVGWKGRSYQPGKFEMGDITNRVLTSANAALYGILCSAVHSMGYSPHIGFIHSGSPLPFIYDLADLYKEELCIDLAFFLTLEMAGRYNHHKVSSTFRKRVIEMDLLTRVGPDIEEMLGGGKPRACRHRK; from the coding sequence ATGAGTACGACCAAGGAGGGTGCGGCAGGGAACCGGCTGCTGATCAAGGTCACCCGCGATACTCTGCCCCAGGTCAAAGATAAATACCCCTTTATCTATTTGGAACGGGGACGGCTGGAGATCGATGATAGCAGCGTTAAATGGATCGACTGCGACAACAACGTGGTCAGGTTACCCATAGCCACTATTAATTGCCTGCTGTTGGGACCGGGTACCACTATCACCCATGAAGCAGTCAAGGTGATGGGGGCATCCAACTGCAGTGTCTGCTGGGTGGGGGAGGATAGCTTGCTCTTCTATGCTGCGGGTATAAATCCAACTGCAGACAGTCGCAATCTGCGTAAACAGATGCTGCTGGCGGCCGATAGTGATAAATCGGTTGAGGTGGCCAGAAAGATGTTTGCCAGACGTTTTCCCACGGCCGATCTGGTAGGGAAAAACCTTAAAGAGATGATGGGGATGGAAGGTTACCGGGTGCGCCAACTCTATGAGCAAAAGGTGGAGCAGTATCAGGTAGGCTGGAAAGGGCGTAGCTATCAACCAGGCAAGTTTGAGATGGGCGATATAACCAACCGGGTACTCACCTCGGCCAATGCCGCTCTCTACGGTATCCTCTGTTCAGCCGTACACAGCATGGGCTACTCGCCCCATATCGGCTTCATTCATTCAGGCAGTCCGTTGCCCTTTATCTATGACCTCGCCGATCTCTACAAAGAGGAGTTGTGTATCGATCTTGCCTTTTTTCTGACGCTGGAGATGGCGGGAAGATACAATCATCACAAGGTTTCCAGCACTTTTCGTAAACGGGTGATCGAGATGGATCTTCTTACGCGCGTTGGACCCGACATAGAGGAGATGCTGGGAGGAGGGAAGCCGCGTGCTTGTCGTCATCGCAAATAA
- the cas5e gene encoding type I-E CRISPR-associated protein Cas5/CasD, with protein sequence MSDPYLLMWLEAPLQSWGADSRFGRRDSLDFPTRSGVLGLICCALGRGGTQREWLAQLADYPQRVTAYVRAQTFGDNKPVRVAREPLLRDFHMVGSGYNDKDPWQSLLIPKTSEGKKAVGGGTKMTYRYYLQDMAYAIILPLPTAESDVIAEALQNPCWDLYLGRKSCVPTDFIFRGLYESGETAELAADAIASEKGRAVDFWVLSGEHEGEVITLNDVPIQFGPHKQYRGRRVTVITV encoded by the coding sequence GTGAGTGATCCCTACCTGTTGATGTGGTTGGAGGCCCCCCTGCAGTCGTGGGGGGCGGACTCACGGTTTGGTCGTCGTGACAGCCTGGATTTCCCCACCCGCTCTGGGGTGCTTGGGCTGATCTGTTGCGCCCTTGGGCGAGGTGGGACGCAGCGGGAGTGGCTGGCACAACTGGCCGACTACCCACAGCGTGTGACTGCCTATGTGCGGGCCCAAACCTTTGGTGATAATAAGCCCGTCAGGGTGGCGCGTGAACCACTGCTGAGGGATTTTCACATGGTGGGAAGTGGATATAACGACAAAGACCCCTGGCAGAGCCTACTGATCCCCAAAACCAGTGAAGGAAAAAAAGCGGTGGGAGGAGGAACCAAAATGACCTACCGCTACTACCTGCAGGATATGGCCTACGCAATTATATTGCCCCTACCAACGGCGGAGTCGGATGTCATTGCCGAGGCCCTACAGAACCCCTGCTGGGATCTCTATTTGGGGCGCAAGAGCTGCGTGCCTACCGACTTTATTTTTCGCGGATTATATGAAAGCGGGGAGACGGCGGAATTAGCGGCAGATGCCATCGCTTCAGAGAAGGGCAGGGCGGTCGATTTTTGGGTATTGAGTGGTGAGCATGAGGGGGAGGTGATCACGCTTAACGATGTACCGATCCAGTTCGGTCCTCATAAGCAGTACAGAGGTAGGCGGGTGACCGTCATCACCGTATGA
- the cas7e gene encoding type I-E CRISPR-associated protein Cas7/Cse4/CasC, translating into MKNQLKNTRIEFHILQSFPVTCLNRDDVGAPKTAMIGGTTRARVSSQSWKRQVRLAMQNFGVKLAMRTKKVDEVTHKACLKLGATEEQAEACGEKIAKALTKDTLHFYTETEATAFALYAQEKAFDHEQIKEKEIHKLAKKVFKPALDGLDIALFGRMVAQAAELNVEAACSFAHAISTHKVSNEVEFFTALDDLQEDTGSAHMGSMEFNSATYYRYISLDLGQLWQTLGGTVLPEAVAAFTKALYVAVPSARQTTQSGASPWAFAKVMVRQGQRLQIPFETAIKPRDGGFLQPSIKAMNVYLGKQEKLAGSLFGKIAEYTFGEDETFSIDDLVGALSTHAEVHGE; encoded by the coding sequence ATGAAAAACCAATTGAAGAACACCCGAATCGAATTTCACATCCTGCAATCCTTCCCGGTTACCTGCCTCAACCGTGATGATGTGGGTGCCCCCAAGACTGCGATGATCGGTGGCACCACCCGCGCCCGGGTCAGCTCTCAGAGCTGGAAACGGCAGGTGCGACTTGCTATGCAGAATTTTGGGGTAAAACTGGCGATGCGCACCAAGAAGGTCGATGAGGTGACCCACAAGGCGTGCCTGAAACTAGGCGCAACCGAAGAACAGGCCGAGGCATGTGGAGAAAAAATCGCCAAAGCATTAACCAAAGATACTCTGCATTTCTATACTGAGACCGAGGCGACCGCTTTTGCCCTGTATGCTCAGGAGAAGGCGTTTGATCATGAGCAAATCAAAGAGAAAGAGATCCATAAATTGGCCAAAAAAGTATTCAAGCCGGCACTGGATGGGCTCGATATCGCACTGTTTGGCCGCATGGTGGCACAGGCCGCTGAGCTGAATGTTGAGGCCGCCTGCTCTTTCGCTCACGCAATCTCTACCCATAAAGTCAGCAACGAGGTGGAGTTTTTTACCGCCCTGGATGACCTGCAGGAGGATACAGGTTCGGCCCACATGGGTAGCATGGAGTTCAACTCTGCCACCTACTATCGCTACATCAGCCTTGATCTGGGGCAGTTATGGCAGACCTTGGGTGGAACAGTGCTCCCCGAGGCGGTGGCCGCCTTCACCAAGGCGCTTTATGTGGCCGTCCCCAGTGCCCGCCAGACCACTCAGTCAGGGGCATCCCCCTGGGCGTTTGCCAAGGTGATGGTACGCCAGGGGCAGCGATTGCAGATCCCCTTCGAGACGGCCATTAAGCCCCGCGACGGCGGTTTCCTTCAGCCTAGCATTAAGGCGATGAACGTCTATCTTGGAAAACAAGAGAAGCTGGCCGGCTCTCTGTTTGGCAAGATTGCCGAATATACCTTCGGAGAGGATGAGACGTTCTCCATAGATGACCTGGTGGGCGCTCTCTCCACCCATGCCGAGGTGCACGGTGAGTGA
- the cas6e gene encoding type I-E CRISPR-associated protein Cas6/Cse3/CasE, whose protein sequence is MIAAVLRLSRHDCKALKITDPYSIHRVVYSLFDDQRTAEEKRASRSSGILYADKGRDFHQRQILLLSNREPNPPEYGEVVSKLIPEDFLHHGYYGFEVTVNPTYRDSAGKKLIAVRGREAVMAWFIQRAVSNWGFRVVPEQLQIQQLSVQRFVKAGQTLTHGSATLKGALQVLDRSRFIQSFGQGIGRGRAFGFGLLQIVPLNNPFEL, encoded by the coding sequence ATGATCGCTGCCGTATTAAGACTGAGCCGGCACGACTGCAAGGCACTGAAGATCACCGATCCCTACTCCATTCACCGGGTGGTTTATAGTCTGTTTGATGATCAACGGACAGCAGAGGAGAAGCGAGCCAGCCGCTCCAGCGGCATCCTTTATGCTGACAAGGGCAGGGATTTTCACCAACGTCAGATTCTGCTGCTATCCAACCGTGAGCCCAACCCGCCTGAGTATGGTGAGGTGGTCTCAAAATTGATTCCCGAGGATTTTCTGCACCATGGGTACTATGGTTTTGAGGTCACCGTGAACCCGACCTATCGTGATAGCGCCGGCAAAAAGCTGATTGCCGTGCGTGGGCGTGAAGCGGTGATGGCATGGTTTATCCAACGTGCCGTTAGTAACTGGGGATTTCGGGTGGTTCCAGAGCAGTTGCAGATCCAGCAGCTGAGTGTGCAACGTTTCGTTAAGGCCGGTCAGACCCTGACCCACGGCAGCGCCACCCTCAAGGGGGCGCTACAGGTTCTTGATCGCAGCCGCTTTATTCAGAGCTTTGGACAGGGTATTGGCCGGGGGCGTGCTTTTGGCTTTGGCCTGCTGCAGATCGTACCTCTCAACAACCCCTTTGAACTTTAA
- the casB gene encoding type I-E CRISPR-associated protein Cse2/CasB: MKQEQNSDSHGRAFVTFILTRCQQDRGEAARLRRADNPATEYQSWETLAAFHIDIDKPWLRLPFTTVAAALARAKVEQNGSSGIGQALAGCYEKGNDSDQAKARLRRLLACDSVEEVCRILRPVLSLIDSRDHHSLDYARLLDQLLKFRWDAQTIKARWAQDFYRRTVAEVQP, translated from the coding sequence ATGAAACAGGAACAAAACAGTGACAGCCACGGCCGGGCCTTTGTCACCTTTATCCTCACGCGCTGCCAGCAGGACAGGGGCGAGGCCGCCCGTCTGCGTCGTGCGGATAACCCTGCCACCGAGTACCAGAGCTGGGAGACCCTGGCCGCGTTTCATATTGATATCGACAAGCCCTGGTTACGCCTGCCATTTACCACCGTGGCGGCAGCCCTGGCACGAGCCAAGGTCGAACAGAATGGTAGCAGCGGTATCGGTCAGGCCCTCGCGGGATGTTATGAAAAGGGCAATGACAGCGATCAGGCCAAGGCGCGGCTACGCCGGCTGCTGGCCTGCGATTCGGTAGAAGAGGTGTGCCGCATCCTGCGCCCCGTTCTCAGCCTGATCGATTCACGTGATCATCACTCGCTTGACTATGCTCGCCTGCTGGACCAGCTGCTCAAATTCCGATGGGATGCCCAAACAATCAAGGCGCGTTGGGCCCAGGACTTTTACCGTCGAACCGTTGCCGAGGTGCAGCCATGA
- the casA gene encoding type I-E CRISPR-associated protein Cse1/CasA: MEPENHFNLIDEPWIPVVDVGRVSLRQIFTQPEYRALGGNPVEKIAITKLLLAIAQSAATPADDEAWATMGAAGLAGRCIEYLEKSHHRFWLYGERPFLQMPALKGSRIQPFGAVLPEISTGNTTVLLASQVEKPLSDGDRALLLITLMGFGLGGKKADNSAVLSPGYMGKTKPNGRPTSGKSGAWIGFLGYLHSFLQSESLQKTLWLNLFSHQQIDSMSFYTAGLGGALWEEMPDGETCPIALRMQQSLMGRLIPLSHFCLLTDAGLHYSEGIVYHGYKEGGIDPTVAVNHTGAVPKAIWVDSEKCPWRQLTALLSFMGQTGNNRFDCYQLSLNLTRARTHETTIGVWSGGLKVRGNAGEQYVSQTDDFVESLLLLKSQYLGELWYQQLAEEMNGLEQVAKRLYGATMNFYKTQMVDGASQAAMSSSLFWQLAERLFQQMVDACEPHDEASETRKGLHQQFARLVHQAFDTICPRDTARQLDAWAKCRPNLARYIN; encoded by the coding sequence ATGGAACCAGAAAATCACTTCAACCTAATCGATGAACCGTGGATACCGGTAGTGGATGTGGGACGAGTCAGTCTGCGCCAGATCTTTACCCAGCCGGAGTACCGGGCCTTGGGGGGTAATCCGGTAGAGAAGATCGCCATCACCAAACTATTACTGGCCATTGCTCAGTCGGCGGCGACACCGGCAGATGATGAGGCATGGGCAACCATGGGGGCGGCGGGGCTGGCGGGTCGCTGTATCGAATACCTGGAAAAATCGCACCACCGTTTTTGGCTCTATGGGGAACGGCCTTTTTTGCAAATGCCGGCACTGAAAGGGTCTCGTATACAGCCTTTTGGGGCCGTACTCCCAGAGATCTCTACGGGAAATACCACCGTACTGCTGGCATCTCAGGTAGAGAAGCCATTGTCAGATGGTGATCGTGCCCTATTACTGATCACCCTGATGGGCTTTGGCTTAGGGGGAAAGAAGGCTGATAACAGTGCTGTTCTCTCACCAGGTTATATGGGGAAGACAAAGCCTAATGGAAGGCCAACGAGTGGTAAGTCGGGAGCGTGGATTGGTTTCTTGGGTTATCTACACAGTTTTCTTCAATCTGAATCCCTACAAAAGACCTTATGGCTGAACCTGTTTAGTCATCAACAGATAGATAGCATGAGTTTCTATACCGCTGGTCTAGGTGGTGCTCTGTGGGAAGAGATGCCTGATGGTGAGACGTGCCCGATTGCGCTACGTATGCAGCAGAGTTTGATGGGGCGACTGATACCGCTCTCACATTTCTGTCTATTGACTGATGCAGGGTTGCACTATTCAGAGGGGATTGTATACCACGGCTATAAAGAGGGTGGAATTGATCCTACGGTTGCCGTTAACCACACAGGAGCAGTCCCCAAGGCCATATGGGTGGATAGTGAAAAATGCCCCTGGCGTCAGTTAACGGCTCTGCTCAGTTTTATGGGGCAGACGGGAAATAACCGTTTTGATTGTTATCAACTCAGCCTCAACCTGACGCGAGCACGAACCCATGAAACCACGATAGGTGTCTGGTCAGGTGGCCTGAAGGTCAGGGGGAATGCGGGAGAGCAGTACGTATCCCAGACGGATGATTTTGTTGAATCACTTCTGCTATTAAAGAGCCAATATCTAGGTGAGTTGTGGTATCAGCAGTTAGCAGAGGAGATGAATGGCTTGGAGCAGGTCGCCAAGCGGCTCTATGGCGCTACCATGAACTTTTATAAGACACAGATGGTCGATGGTGCCAGTCAGGCCGCCATGAGCAGTAGTCTGTTTTGGCAGCTTGCCGAACGCTTGTTTCAGCAGATGGTAGATGCTTGCGAACCCCATGATGAAGCCAGCGAGACCCGCAAGGGTCTGCATCAGCAATTTGCACGGTTGGTTCATCAGGCCTTCGATACCATCTGTCCCCGCGACACAGCCCGCCAACTCGACGCCTGGGCCAAATGCCGCCCTAATCTAGCCAGATACATCAATTAA